ATCTACTGAAGCATCAAACTTTGTAGTGTTCACTTCTTTTACAAGAGCTGAACCTTCTTCAAGGTTATAGATTCTTCCTTTTTCTACTTTGCTTAAAGCTTCCTTTTGCTTTTTAGTTAATTTTGCCATTTCTTTAGGTTTTAAGCGTTAGTTGGTTTAGTTCCTGTTACTCTTAATCCCATAGATCTAGCAGTACCTGCAACCATAGAAAGAGCAGAGTCCATTGTAAAACAGTTAAGATCCGCCATTTTATCTTCAGCGATTTTCTTTACTTGTTCCCAAGTTACAGAACCTACTTTGTTTCTGTTTGGTTCACCAGAACCTCCCTTGATTTTAGCTGCATCCATTAACTGGATTGCTGCAGGTGGAGTTTTAATAACGAATTCAAAAGATTTGTCTTCGTATACTGTAATTACTACAGGTAAAACTTGCCCTGGCTTATCTTGGGTTCTTCCGTTAAATTGCTTACAAAACTCCATGATGTTCACACCTGCAGAACCCAATGCTGGACCTACTGGTGGAGAAGGGTTAGCTGCGCCACCTTTCACCTGAAGCTTTACCATTTTAAAGACTTTCTTAGCCATTGTTTGTTTTTTAAATTTGAATAATTAATGAGTTTGGAAGCATTTATTATTCAGCAGGTTAT
This region of Chryseobacterium culicis genomic DNA includes:
- the rplK gene encoding 50S ribosomal protein L11, translated to MAKKVFKMVKLQVKGGAANPSPPVGPALGSAGVNIMEFCKQFNGRTQDKPGQVLPVVITVYEDKSFEFVIKTPPAAIQLMDAAKIKGGSGEPNRNKVGSVTWEQVKKIAEDKMADLNCFTMDSALSMVAGTARSMGLRVTGTKPTNA